Below is a genomic region from Dehalococcoides mccartyi.
CACCCCAGGCAAGGGATATGCTCTTCAAAATGATGAGCCGCCAGATGGGACAGTCTCCGCCGGACGTGAAAGAGGCGATCTCGAAAGTCGAGATTGCCATCAAAAGAAATGAGCGCGGTTTTGAGCTGCGTCTCGGCAAGAGCGAGCATCAGCAGGTCGAGAAGATGCTCCAGGAATCAACCGATAGCTGGATTGAAATGCTCAGCCGCGGCTTTCAGGCGGTGGGCTATAAGGTAAAAATCTATGAATAGCTGGTTTGCGCCTCTCCAGTGGTTGGTATTCCTGGCACTCTGGAGGATGTCCTACGAGACAGCCAATATCAATAAACCTGCTAACTCAGAGAAGAGCTTCCTTATCGAAAGAACACCGCCACAGGAAACCGGTAATCCGAGGGAAAAGGAATGGACGGAGAAGGCGGTTAAAAAGTATGCCGATGCCCAGGAAAAGAAATGGCAGCGCTGGAACGAAGCGATGTTTGAGAGGTCTGATTGATGCCACTCCTGGTGGAAAGGAAGCTTTTCAAAATTGGCGAGGGTGGCTTTGCTGTCACCCTTCCGAAAGCCTGGATAAACTACCACCGGCTTAAACCCGGCGATACGGTCGAGGTCGTGGTAGATGGAGACCTTATTATCCGGGTCAAGGTGAAGCCGGAAGAGAAGCTTATATAAGATTTTATAGACTTGTCAGGCGAGCCAGGACGCGGTACGCTCTTAATGAAGCCCTGCGAGCTTGCCGGTGAAAGTTGGCTCGCAGGGCTTGCTTTATTACCGGCAGCTTCTGGGCTTCAAAAAAGGGGTTAGCAACCTGGACCGGAAGGGTTCAAGGCTAACCCCTTTTTCCTTTTCAGCCAGGTTGCACCCCGCCATTACCCGGCCGCGACCGGGCACGAACGAAAGAGGAGGTGCCCATATGGGTAAGTACGCAAGCTGGAACGAATTCGAGAAAAACGTCCCTATCACCTACAAGGAGAAGGCCACTCCCGAGGCTTTCCGCACCGGGATGAACGGTATTGCACCGACCGGACTGAAGGTCAAAGAGGGGCGGGTAAATCACTACCGCGATGGCGTGGATGGTAAGGGCGAGGTCGTGGTCGCCGGCTACAAGCGCGCTATGTTCGAGTAGCGCTTTTACCGCTTGATGCCTATCCAAACGAGGGCACTGCCCTTATCGGTTTTACCGCTGTCGCGGTAGCGGTAAAGCTGATGGACGGGATGAGCATCGAGCCTGAAGATTTAGTTTTAGGAGGAGAATATGTTCACAGCACAGCAACTGACCGGGCCGGTAGCACCGGGGCAAATGAGCCCGATGCAGGTCAGCGGTCCGGGCGCCTACTATCCCACACAAACCACTACTGACCCCTTCTCAGGCATGTTCACCAGTATGATGCCGATGATCATGATGATCATGATGTTTGCCATTCTTATGCCCATGATGAAAGGCATGACGGCATCAGCCAAGGACTAACCCCGTAAATATATTATTTTGAGAATTTTAGGAGGTAATCAACAATGTATAAGGCACAGCAGATCGCCGGCCAGCAAGTTCGACCCCAGCAGTACCAGTACGGTACGGTCAGTGGTTATTATCCCCTTCAGACCACCGACCCGATTTCGGGAATGTTCACCAGCATGATGCCCATGATCATGATGATCATGATGATGGCCATTCTTATGCCCATGATGAAGGGCGTCACCGGCTCCAGCAAGTCCTAGAGGAGGTGCAATTACATTAAGGAGGTTAATCCATGAAAAACAAAATTGTTCCACAGCAATATGCAGGACAGCGGCCTCCGAAGGGTTGGGTGCCTCCCCTGGGACAGGAATTAACCCTTTTGGGAGTCTATGATAATGACTCCGGCTACTGGATGGGATTGCCGCTCCAGGTTCTGCGGGAAGCGCTGCTGACCGCTGAATCTCTGCATACCGAAGACCGCATTGACGAGCGGGATAAAATCGAGGCCACAGTTCCTAACGCTTCGGCGCAAGATACCGTTAAAACCAAAGAGTTCGAGGTGCCTGCCGGTGAGGTCTGGTATCTCAACCGTCTCAACCTCATAACCGAAGCTGAGATTTCCGGCAATGTCCGCGTCTCCCGATTCCCCAAGGTCGATACAGTGGAAAAGAAGTACCTGGGGACCGACCTGGCAGCCAGCCAGAATGAAGATTATGATCTGGCAAGTCCCGGTCAACTCGGTGCTGATTTGAGGCTCCTCGGCGGCGATAAGCTCACCGTAGTCGCCACTGTAACCGCCGTGGGCGGTACAACCGCCGACCGAAAAGTTACCCTGAATATTTACGGCCGGAAAGCCAGGAGACTGGTATAGCGGCATAAGGAGGTAATCCTATGCCCTATACCATGACACCACCGGGATATAGGGCTGTCTTAATCGGACAGGCCGTTGCTATCGAGGAACTGGGCACCTTCGCCCCGCTTGAAGAAAGTTCGGCTGAAGGTGCTCTTTTCTTAATGAGGCTCGACTTTACCGAGTCTCCGTCTGCAGAAGCACTGTCTCAGCTTGAACAGGCGTGCTTTGACGCGGGAATCGAGTTATGGCCGGGTTATAGCCATGTTGTCTTTGCCGATGTAGATCAGCCCACAGTTTATCTAGCCTGGCAAAAAGGATTTGCCTGGCTGCCGATTATTATCGGGCTTCTGGTTACCACCGTTTTGCCGCCCTTGTTGGGTTCGTTGGTTTGGTGGCTTATGCCGGAGTCCTTAAAGAACCTGATTAGCGGCATCGTCAATATGGGAATCATGCTTTTGGTCATGCTTCTTATCAGCAAGCTTATGCCCTCGTTCACCCAGGATAAAGAGAAGGTGCGGAAAGTAAAACATTCAGAACCGGAGAAATTCGAGGAGGCGAAGGCATGAGCCAGTACCCCATCGAATATCAAAATTATTACCCTTACCAGTACCAGGCTTCGCAGTGGCAGGGCGTTGTGGGCACGCTGATGGGTGTGGTCATGCTGATAGCTATGGGCGCTTGGGCTCTATCCCTGGTAAAGAAGGCGTTCAAGGGCGAGGAGGTGAAGTTCCCGCTATGACGACACAGGTAAGCGTCATGTCCGGTTCTTTGGGGGACATATTCTGGGACCTGCCGCCGTGGATGACCTACACGCCCGGGTTCGACCTGGGTTGCAGCATTTACGTGGCTAATCCCACCGGTGTGGAAAAGGAATATGCCCTGATGGCCAGGTTGAATCGGGAAAGTACCTTGATTAGCGAAGAGGCTTTGCCGGTATTCGGTTACGCCTGGTTCAAGGTTGCTCCCGGCGATTTTGTCAGGCTTCGCGGTGCACTCCGGTTCAACGAAAGCGATGCAGACCTCACGGTGCTCCTGGTAGAGCGAGAGACAGAAGAGGTTACTGACTCCGCGGCTACCCGGCTAGTGGCGCCGCAAGGGTCGAGTGCTTTGCCTCCGACGTGGCCCGGGTCCACCACTCCTACCGATACCGGCTTCAACTGGAGTTCCCTGCTTGCCATGATGCTTCCGGTCATGATGCTGGGGATGGTCGTGGTATCCGCTAAACCTCAGCAAGAGAAGTTAGAAGCGAAGGCCACTGTTGAAACCCAGAAGTTACTGCCGGAAGGGAGGAACCGGTAATGCCTGGAGAGTTTTATGTTGAAAACAAAGCGGAAAAGGTCAGTCTTGAGACAGTTGAGTCCAGTCTTGCCGAGCTCAACACTAAGGCAGATGCCATCAAAGTGCGGACAGATAACCTGGCTGGGGAAAACCCCTGGCAGGGAGCCACAACGGCTGACTGGCAAACAGTCGAGGCTAATGTCGTTAGCATCGGTGCTGCCGGTATCCGGAATAAGATACATGACCTGACTCTCAGCATTCATAACCTGGTAGGTACACAGATCAGGGTGAGGCTTTATAAGAAGGTAAACGGCACCGAGCGAAAGGTTTATGAGCAGTCTTTCGATGCCACTTCTGATCCGGTGGGGCTGCCGATTATCAACGGCAGCTGGGCGATTCATGGTGTGTTGAGAGTAACTCTGCAAAGCAATAATGCTGCTGATAACGGGAAAGCCGTGGATTATGACTACATGCTGGAGAAGATGCTGTCCTAGGCAGGAGAGAGAAGAAAGTGAGTTTACTAAGCAACGGCGCTAATCGACTTTCACAGCTTGAGATAGACGTTAACAGGGACTGGGCGGGTCGTCTGATCAAAAACCTGGGAGACGCTGTTGATAGTAATGATGCCGTGAAAAAAGCGCAGGCAATTCTGCAATCGGTCATGACCGGCAGAGGCGATATCCTGTATCGCGGTGATAGCGAGGCAGCCAGGTTAGCTCCGAGCTATGGTGTCGGCTATAACTTTCTTCACATGAAAAATAGCGGTCAGTTCGAACCCGAGTGGCTGGATATCCAGAGCTTGATTATCTACCTAACGGGGGCAGTAAACCGGGTGATAGTTCCACCATCATTAATTGTCTTGGCTCCTATGTTATCAATGGCTATCGCCGAAGATCATTCCGGAGGTGGTTTTACGGATTCTCGCAGCCTGTCTATACCCGGACCTGGAATCACACTCAATACGGCAGAAGAGCACACCGGCGGTGGGCAGGAGAGTACGCCGGTCTTAACCATGCCTGTGGCCACCATCGGCGTAACAGCTCAACTGGTTTAAGCAGAGGGAAAGAAGTATGGAAATATTACACGAACCTAAAGAAAGAAAATATCAAAAGCTTCGGAGATTGGGACAGGAACTCAAGATACCCACATTTGAAGCTTTCCTTGAGCTTGAGGTCAGGGATGGCAACGGGCGGATTACGCATCATCATCGACAGAGAAGCCATAGCTGGGTCAGGAATGCTTACAACCATCTCTTCTGTCAGATGGCTGCTAAGGATGCAAATGACGCCACCTTCGGGGCCGGTAAGCTCAGTGGCAAGCAGACCAACGGTACTGTCAGAGGTATCGGTTATCCATTCGGCTACGGCGAAAGCAACTCGGTTGATGGTACCAGCTACGGGCTTCGGGCCGCTGCGGGTATCGATACGAAGGGGATTCAGGTAGGCTCGGGCACCAATGCTGAGACTTTTGAAGATTATGCTCTGCAAACCCAGATCGCTAACGGGACCGGCGCCGGGCAAATGAGCTACATCGCCAGCGAGGTGCACTCAATCGCCTACGATGCAGGGACCAAAGTACTCAGGAATACCCTGATTCGTTACTTCAATAACAATAGCGGCGGCAACGTAAATGTAAACGAGGTCGGCATCGTCGCCTACCTCCAGGGTCAGTTCAGTCAGAACTACATGATGTCCCGCGATAAGTTGCCTGCCACCATTACTGTGCCAACTACTGGGCAGCTGCGGGTGACCTATACCATTCAGCTCACTTACCCGGCTTAAAGGAGAACGAGATGAGATATTCAGTAATCGCGAAAGGAATAACGCCAGCGCAGGCTGAGGTGGAGATCCGCAAGCTGGGCATAACCGATTTCAAACCTGCCAGGCTGTTGGGGCAGTTCTTTTGCGAGCTCAGCGAAGAAAAAGTAAGAGCACTATCAGCCGTTTCAGGTATTGTCTTGAAGCCTATCAAAGAATATAAAGCTGAGCAGATGCTGAGTGAAGTGGCACCGGTTGAGAGCCTCTCGGATGTATTTTATTTGCTGCGCTCTTATTTTAATCCGCCGCTAACCGGGACTGGTCTTACCGTAGCGGTGCTGGACAGCGGTATCAGGAAGACCCATCAGTCTCTAAGAAGCAAAGTCGTCTACGAGGCTAACTTCACAGATTCGCTGACTGCCGATGATGTCTTCGGACACGGAACCCAGGTTGCCTTCATCATTGCCGGTGGTATGCATGCCATAGGTGAGAAAGCCGGCGTTTCTCCCAGTGCCTCCATCATGAACATCAAGGTAATCAATGACGATGGCATTGGCAGCGATGAAGGTATCGTCATGGGAATTGAGCGTGTCTGCGGGCTGGCCGAGCAAGCGAGAAAGAACGGGCTTTGGATAACCGATGATTTATATCCCAACATCATTAATCTCAGCCTGGGAGGTGAGGACGACGGTGATGCAGACAATCCGGTGAGAGCAGCATGCCGAAAGGCAAGCACGGAATACGGTCTGGACGTTATCGCCGCCGCCGGAAACTCCGGTCCGAAGATGACTACCGTTATGCTCCCGGCCTGTGATCCCGAAGTCATCGCTGTGGGCGCTGTCGAGACCAACGGCGAACTGGCTATCTGGGAAAAATCATCCCGCGGACCAACGGTACAGGGCGAGACCAAGCCAGATTTTGTTATCTGGGGCACCGACCTTGAAATGGCGAGTCATCAAAAAGACGACGAGTACCTGGTGAAGTCGGGCACCAGCTTCGCCGCTCCGATGCTGTCGGGGCTGGCCGGTCTACTGTGGGAGAGCGGCAGACGGGCATACGGAGAAGCCTGGGTATTCAGCTGGCGAGAGGCCAAGAAACTGGCTCCCTATTTTTCCACCAAGCCGCAGGATGCCCCAATCAATAAAGATAACGTCTATGGTTTCGGGCTCCCGGCAATGGGCTCGATGCTGGGACAGGTATCCCAAACCGATTCGACGACACAACAGAGTACCGAAGTATTTCCCATGTTCATGATGATGGCAATGATGGCGAGCATGGTAGGAGCGTAAAAGATGGCGGACAGCGAATTAGTAAAATCCCTGATTGCACTGGGCGGAGTACCCCTTATATTGGGGTTCGTACAGCTTTTCAAACCCTTTATCTCGGATACCCGCTACTATCCTTTACTAGCGGTTGCCATGGGATTAGTGATTAATCTAGTGGCCAGCTGGGCGCTCGGCGTCAGCGCCATGTCGGACTGGGTAGCCGCAATATTCAACGGTATCATCGCTGGTATGGCAGCCAGTGGGGTTTACTCCACGGGTTCCACGCTGCGGGAGGGTCCGGCAGCCGATAAAAATAACCGCCCAAATGAAGGAGAGACTGATGAAACTAAGTAGAAACCTGGCGATAGGACTGGAAACCGTGGGTTGCTGTATTACGGTTGCCGGGGTAGTTACAGAGTGGGCTACGGGGGCTGACTACGGCTATTGCATTATCACGGGCGGAGCGCTGGTGGTTAGTTTCGGTAGCATGATATTCGCCAAGGTCGTCAAACGCAACTGGGACGATGGAGATAAGGGTTAAGGAGTAGCAATGAGCTTATTGCTTAAGGGAGTCGACAGACTTTCCCAGCTTGAAATAGACACCGATAAAGACTGGCAGGCAAAGGGAATGGCCAATCTTAAGAGCGTTGCCGGATCAATGAATCACGGCGATATTGCCTTTCGTGGAAATGACATCCTTGAAAGGCTGCTGGCGGATGCCGGTAAGGGGTATAACTTCTTGAGAAGTCGCGGACCCGGGCTATCGCCGGTCTGGCAAGATATTGAGAGTCTGGTTCAGTATTTGACTGGTTCAGCCAACCGGGCGCTGGCATTTGACCTTTCCATGCCTATGCCAGCAATGAACATCGCTCATATCACAGGCCCAGGCGGCGGGGGTTCTTCCTCTCCAGTCCTTGGTATTCCGGCACCTATATTTAACGGA
It encodes:
- a CDS encoding AbrB/MazE/SpoVT family DNA-binding domain-containing protein; this translates as MPLLVERKLFKIGEGGFAVTLPKAWINYHRLKPGDTVEVVVDGDLIIRVKVKPEEKLI
- a CDS encoding S8 family serine peptidase, producing the protein MRYSVIAKGITPAQAEVEIRKLGITDFKPARLLGQFFCELSEEKVRALSAVSGIVLKPIKEYKAEQMLSEVAPVESLSDVFYLLRSYFNPPLTGTGLTVAVLDSGIRKTHQSLRSKVVYEANFTDSLTADDVFGHGTQVAFIIAGGMHAIGEKAGVSPSASIMNIKVINDDGIGSDEGIVMGIERVCGLAEQARKNGLWITDDLYPNIINLSLGGEDDGDADNPVRAACRKASTEYGLDVIAAAGNSGPKMTTVMLPACDPEVIAVGAVETNGELAIWEKSSRGPTVQGETKPDFVIWGTDLEMASHQKDDEYLVKSGTSFAAPMLSGLAGLLWESGRRAYGEAWVFSWREAKKLAPYFSTKPQDAPINKDNVYGFGLPAMGSMLGQVSQTDSTTQQSTEVFPMFMMMAMMASMVGA